A genomic stretch from Poecilia reticulata strain Guanapo linkage group LG20, Guppy_female_1.0+MT, whole genome shotgun sequence includes:
- the LOC103482494 gene encoding sialic acid-binding Ig-like lectin 14, with protein MAALTENMLTVNMLLSIFFLPGALADDCYGETPALRITTLKYMEALTGSCLQIPCTYETKHPDYDSSKTIYAVWMKGGADFWANPSPVIFNSSGSVNKYSLNITGNLKEKNCTTMFPNLQTSHADKYYFRVENGVYKATACVDPLYITVRDSPWSPSINVPSDLKEHQSVTVTCSAFTPCPNSPPELTWNLQQDSLRQTEKNTNGTFTTKIQKNITLSDTHDGYNITCSARYPVIGGNKTAETEVTLSVSYAPRNTSASISPSGLVSAGSWVELSCSSRAKPPPRFTWFRKSKDGNINVSVGQVYSFNVTEGGEFYCQAINALGNQTSNVNINIEGPSKADFPTLPITVGLSLAIIVGLCLVLTVWCFKSKQSSPQQTHQTQSQTGVEADVQISDGKETKGEVHYGEVIIIKKTPEASSLPVLDSEQVSVYAQVKVPMAEKSTTQTAEGPENLYAQVKKN; from the exons ATGGCGGCTCTGACTGAGAACATGCTGACAGTCAACATGTTACTGAGTATCTTCTTTCTTCCAG GTGCTTTGGCTGATGACTGCTATGGTGAAACACCAGCCCTCAGGATCACTACACTGAAATACATGGAAGCTCTGACTGGATCTTGTTTGCAAATCCCATGTACCTATGAGACAAAACATCCTGACTATGACAGCAGTAAAACTATCTATGCAGTTTGGATGAAAGGTGGTGCAGATTTTTGGGCCAATCCAAGCCCTGTTATTTTCAacagcagtgggtcagttaacAAATATTCACTGAATATCACTGGAAacctgaaagagaaaaactgcaCCACTATGTTTCCTAATCTACAAACAAGTCATGCAGACAAATACTATTTCAGAGTTGAGAACGGTGTCTATAAGGCAACAGCTTGTGTTGATCCTCTTTACATAACAGTTAGAg ATTCTCCTTGGAGTCCCAGCATTAATGTTCCCTCTGACCTGAAGGAGCATCAGTCTGTCACTGTAACCTGCTCAGCTTTCACTCCCTGTCCAAACTCACCTCCTGAACTCACCTGGAATCTCCAACAAGACTCTCTcagacaaacagagaaaaacacaaatggaacCTTTACAACTAAAATCCAGAAGAACATCACTCTGTCAGACACACATGATGGATACAACATCACATGTTCTGCCAGATATCCTGTGATTGGAGGAAacaagacagcagagacagaagTGACTCTCAGTGTTTCAT ATGCTCCTAGAAACACCTCAGCATCCATCAGTCCATCAGGTTTGGTGTCAGCAGGTAGCTGGGTGGAGCTGAGCTGCTCCAGCAGAGCCAAACCTCCACCCAGATTCACCTGGTTCAGGAAAAGCAAAGATGGAAACATTAATGTGTCTGTGGGGCAGGTTTACAGCTTCAATGTCACTGAAGGTGGAGAGTTTTACTGTCAGGCTATCAATGCTCTGGGTAATCAGACATCCAACGTGAACATTAACATTGAAG gTCCTTCAAAAGCAGATTTCCCTACTCTGCCAATCACAGTGGGATTATCTCTGGCCATTATCGTGGGTTTATGTCTTGTTTTAACTGTTTG GTGTTTTAAGTCCAAACAATCATCTCCTCAACAGACTCATCAGACTCAG AGTCAAACAGGCGTCGAGGCAGATGTTCAGATATCAGatggcaaagaaacaaaaggagaagtTCATTATGGAGAAGTGATCATCATAAAGAAGACACCTGAAGCTTCCTCGTTGCCAGTGCTGGACAGCGAACAGGTGTCTGTGTACGCTCAGGTCAAAGTGCCAATGGCAGAGAAATCCACAACACAGACGGCTGAGGGTCCAGAGAATCTCTACGCTCAAGTGAAGAAAAATTAA